A stretch of DNA from Parvularcula bermudensis HTCC2503:
ATTTTGCTGAAATTGATCGAGGCGGATGGCTTCGAGAACTTCCTCCAAACCAAATATACCGGCACGAAACGGTTTGGGCTCGACGGGGGCGAATCGATGGTTCCGGCCCTTGAGCAAATCATCAAGCGCGGCGGGGCCCTTGGGGTTGAGGAAATCGGGATCGGCATGCCCCACCGCGGGCGGCTGAACGTTTTGGCGGCGGTGATGGGGAAGGCCTATCATCAGATCTTCCACGAATTTCAGGGCGGGGCGGCAATCCCCTCTGATGTCGGCGGCTCGGGCGATGTGAAGTATCACTTGGGCGCCTCCTCCGACCGCTCCTTCGACGACAACAATGTGCACTTGTCTCTGACCGCCAACCCGTCTCACCTTGAGGCGGTGGATCCGGTGGTGCTCGGCAAGAGCCGGGCAAAGCAGGATATGGGCCCCTCCGAACGGGTCTCGGTCTTTCGGACCCAGGTCCTCCCGCTTCTCCTCCATGGGGATGCGGCCTTTGCCGGTCAGGGCGTCGTGGCTGAGTGTTTCGGCTTCACCGGTCTGCGAGGGTATCGGACCGGCGGGACGATGCACTTTATCGTCAACAATCAGATCGGGTTCACGACCGCCCCCCGATTCGCACGCAGTTCACCCTATCCGTCCGATGTGGCGAAAATGGTGGAGGCACCGATCTTCCACGTCAATGGCGACGATCCGGAGGCGGTGGTTTTTGCGGCGAAGGTGGCCACGGAATTCAGGATGGAGTTCGGCCACGACGTTGTGATCGATATGTGGTGTTATCGTCGGTATGGGCACAATGAGGGCGATGAACCGTCCTTCACCCAGCCGCTGATGTATCAAAAGATTAAAGATCATCCGACCACGCGGGAGATCTATACCCAGCGCCTCGTCGAAGAAGGGCTTATCACCCAGGAATGGGCCGAAGCGGAAATGCAGAAATTCCGCGTCTTTCTTGACGAAGAGTTTGAAGCGGCTGGTGAATACGAGCCGAAAAAAGCGGACTGGCTGGACGGCAAATGGTCTGGCTTTTCCACTCCTCAGGATGAGGATCGTCGCGGCGATACCGCCGTCGATATCGATCGCCTGAAGATGATCGGGAACAAGCTGGTGGAGGTGCCGAAACACATTACGGCGCACAAGACCCTGCTGCGGATCCTGAAGGCCAAGAAGGCGATGTTCGACGATGGGAAGGGGTTTGACTGGGCCACGGCGGAGGCTTTGGCTTTCGGTTCGCTTCTCCTCGAAGGGTACCGGGTGCGGCTGTCGGGGCAGGACTCCGTACGCGGTACGTTCAGCCAGCGCCACGCGCAATTCGTCGATCAAAAGACCGAAAAGCGCTATACGCCCCTTCGCCATCTATCTGAGGACCAGGCCCAGTTCGAAGTCATCGATTCACACCTGTCAGAATTTGCGGTGATGGGGTTCGAATATGGCTATTCCCTTGCGGATCCCACCACGCTGGTTTTGTGGGAGGCGCAGTTCGGTGACTTCGCCAATGGCGCCCAGGTGATCTTCGATCAATTCATCTCTTCGGCCGAACGCAAATGGCTGCGGATGTCCGGCCTGACATTGCTTCTCCCCCATGGATATGAAGGGCAGGGGCCCGAACACTCCTCCGCCCGGTTGGAGCGATATCTCCAGGCATGTGCGCAAGATAATATCCAGGTGGCGAATTGTACGACGCCGGCCAATTATTTCCATATCCTCCGTCGTCAGATGAAGCGGGAATTTAGGAAGCCTCTCGTTTTGATGACTCCGAAATCATTGCTTCGCCACAAGCGGGCCACATCGACCCTGGAGGAGATGGGTCCTGGCTCCTCCTTCCACAGAGTGTTGTGGGACGACGCGGAATCGTCGGTTGGCTCGACGATCGAGCTGGTGCCCGACAATGTTATCAAGCGGGTCGTGATGTGTACGGGCAAGGTTTATTACGACCTGCTCGAAGAACGCGAAAAACGCGGCATCAGCGATGTTTATCTGATGCGGGTTGAGCAACTCTATCCGTTCCCGCGGACCTCTATCATGCGGGAATTGCGCCGTTTCGATAAGGCCGAGATGATCTGGTGCCAGGAGGAGCCCCGCAATATGGGTGCCTGGACCTTTATCGAGCCCAATCTCGAATGGGCACTCAAACAGATTGACGCAGAATATCAGCGGCCACGCTATGTCGGCCGACCGGCCGCGGCGGCGACCGCCACCGGCCATACCGCCCAACACAAAGCCGAGCTCGAGGCCTTTCTCGACGAAGCGCTGACGACGGAGAAGTAAGAGCGACATGACAGAGATCCGGGTACCGACTTTAGGTGAAAGCGTCACGGAAGCGACCGTCGGCGAATGGCTTGTGAAAGAGGGCGACAGGGTGTCGGTCGACGACCCCCTGGTGGAGCTCGAAACGGACAAAGTGTCGGTCAGCGTCCCGGCCCCCATGGCGGGGGTCATCACCTCGATCACGGCCAAAGAAGGCGACACGGTCGAACTCGATGCGCTGCTCGGCGAAATAGGTGAGGCGAATGGCACAAAGGCGTCCTCCTCCGCCTCTTCGTCCAATGGCAGCGAGGCCGCCGCCTCGAGCGCGCCGACAAATAAGGATGAGGGTGGCGAGCCGATTGAGGTTCTTGCCCCCTCTTCAGGGGAGAGCGTGACCGAGGCCGATGTCGGCGAATGGCTCGTCAAGATTGGCGACCAGGTGGCGGTGGATGAGACCCTGGTCAGTCTTGAGACCGATAAGGCCGCGGTCGATGTGTCGGCGCCATCGGCGGGCACCATCACCGAGATCCGGCAGAAAGAGGGGGAGACAGTGACCCCCGGGACAGTCCTTGCCATCATCACCCAAGGTGGCGGAGCGGTGCCGGAGACCAAGTCACCCGAAAAGGCCAGCTCGGCGAAGCCCGACCCGGCGGCGGCCAAATCGGCGTCGACCACGGACAGAGCCGCACTTTCCCCTGCCCCTCGCCGCATGATCCAGGAAAATGGCCTCGACCCCGCCTCTATTGCTGGGAGCGGCAAGGATGGTCGGATCACCAAGGGCGATGTCGTCAGCTATCTGAAGGATCAAGAGGCGAAGCCGACGCCTACACCGTCCACCCCAAGTCCTTCCGCACCGCGCGATCTCGGTGAGCGGGAGGAACGGGTCAAAATGTCCCGTCTGCGTCAGACGATCGCCCGTCGACTGAAAGAAAGTCAAAACACAGCGGCCATGCTGACGACCTTCAACGATGTCGATATGTCGGCGGTCATGGAGGTTAGGTCTCAGTACAAAGATCTCTTTGAGAAGAAGCATGGGGTAAAGCTCGGCTTCATGTCGTTCTTTGTGAAAGCCTGTGTGCATGCCTTGCGGGAAATTCCCGATGTCAATGCGGAGATCGACGGCACGGATATCATTTACAAAGACCATTACGATATCGGCATCGCCGTCGGGACGGAGAAGGGGCTTGTCGTGCCGGTCCTACGGGACGCTGAGCAAAAATCCCTCGCCGAGATCGAAAAGGGGATCACGGATTTCGGTCGCCGCGCCCGCGACGGTCAATTGTCGCTTGAGGAGATGCAGGGCGGCACCTTCACGATCACCAATGGCGGGGTATATGGCTCTTTGATGTCGACGCCGATCCTCAACATGCCGCAATCGGGGATCCTTGGGATGCACCGTATCGAAAAGCGGCCGATCGTTGTGGGGAACGAGATCGTTGTCAGACCGATGATGTATCTGGCTCTCAGCTACGATCACCGTATCGTTGATGGAAAGGGCGCCGTGACCTTCCTGGTGCGGGTGAAAGAGAATCTGGAAGATCCCCAGCGGCTTCTCCTCGATCTGTGAGGAGGGGCGGGCGGTCTTAACCCGGGCCAGCGGGGCACTCTTGGCGGCCTCTCGGCCGCGCGGGGTTGGCGGCGTGGCGCGTAAGCGCCGGGGTCACTGACCCCGGGCGGCCAAGTATTGGTTCGCGAAGGGGCCCCCTATGGCGGTTTTGCTGGTCCCCAGTGAGGGGGCATCGCCAATGAGGAAGCGTGTCAGACAACCAGAAGGGGGGGCTTGCGCGCGCCCCCTGGCGAAGGGGCCCTCGTCATATCCAGGGTTTGCCCTCGGGCGTGGAGCCTCTTACATCGCGCTATGACCGACGCCCTCGACCCCTCCCGCCATCACGACCGACTGCTCGTCATCGATTTCGGCAGTCAGGTGACGCAGCTCATTGCCCGCCGCCTCCGAGAAGACGGCATCTATTGCGAAATCCATCCCTTTAATCGTGTGGATGCGGCCTTTCTCGAGGAGTTCTCCCCGAAGGGCATCATCCTCTCCGGCGGCCCTTCCAGTGTCAGAACGGCCACCGCGCCGCGCCCGATCGAGGCTATCTATGCGTATGGCGTCCCGATCCTGGGGATCTGCTATGGTGAGCAATGTCTGGTCGCGCAGCTCGGCGGTGAGGTGGAGCGGGCCACACACCGGGAATTTGGTCGTGCCGATGTAACGGTGGTTAGCTCTAGCCCCCTGTTCCAAGGGGTGTGGACCGAGGGGGGCACCTATCCGGTCTGGATGTCCCACGGCGACCGAGTCATTGCGTTGCCGGATGGATTTCACCCGATCGCGACGACCCCTTCCGCGCCCTTCGCCGTCATTGCCGACGAACTTCGCAACTATTACGGGGTGCAGTTCCACCCCGAGGTGGTCCACACCCTCGACGGGGCGCGGCTTCTTTCCAATTTCACCCGTCAAATTTGTGGCCTCTCCGGTGATTGGACCATGGCGTCTTTCCGGGAGGAGATGACGGCGAAAATCAAAGACCAAGTGGGCGATGGCCGCGTGATCTGCGGCCTGTCCGGTGGGGTGGATAGCGCTGTGGCCGCTGTCCTGATCCATGAGGCCATCGGGGATCAGCTCACTTGCGTCTTCGTGGATACAGGGCTGATGCGTCAGGGCGAAGCCCGCGCGGTCGTCGATCTGTTCAGAGAACATTATCACATCCCCCTCGTTCATGTGGAGGCGGAGGATCTCTTTCTTTCGAAACTCGAAGGAGTCGAGGATCCTGAGCGGAAGCGGAAAATCATCGGGGGCACGTTCATCGATGTCTTCGAGGCGGAGGCAAAGAAGATTAAGGGCGATTTTCTTGCCCAGGGGACACTTTATCCCGACGTGATCGAGAGTGTCAGCTTTGATGGCGGCCCCTCCGTCACGATCAAATCTCACCACAATGTTGGCGGCCTGCCCGAACGCATGAACCTCAAATTGGTGGAGCCGTTACGGGAGCTGTTCAAGGATGAGGTGCGTCACCTGGGCCAGGAACTCGGGCTGCCCGAAGGGTTCGTAAAACGCCATCCCTTTCCCGGGCCGGGCCTTGCGATCAGAATTCCCGGGGCGGTCACGCGGGAGAAGGCCGATCTCCTGCGGCAGGCCGATGCCATCTATCTTGAGGAGATCCGCGCTGAGGGGCTCTACGATGCGATATGGCAGGCCTTTGCCGTCCTGCTGCCGGTGAAGACCGTAGGCGTAATGGGCGATGAGCGGAGCTATGACTGGGTTCTGGCCCTAAGGGCGGTGACCTCGACCGACGGAATGACTGCCGAGAGCTATCCCTTCGAGCATCGCTTTCTTTCTCGCGTCGCTACACGATTGATTAACGAGGTCGACGGAATCAATAGAGTCACATACGATGTTACATCAAAGCCCCCCGGCACCATCGAGTGGGAATAAATTAGGGGGGCGGACCGTCGCACGGATTTGCGGTCGTTTCGGAGGAACCGCTGCCAGACTGGGCAGTTACCATATCAACCTCAGGAGGTGGCGATGAATCGGCAAACCATCATCGGCGCTGCGAAATCGACGCGTGGACGTATGAAGACAATGATCGGGCTATTGACCCGTAATGACGCGCTGACCAGTGCGGGACGGAGTGACCGAGCAGAAGCATTGGTCCATCACTCCCTCGGACGGCGGGGCTCCCGCCGCTAGAGCGTTTTCACGCGATCTGGTACCCTGTTTGCGTCAAGAAAAGGCGATAAGCAAAGTCCTGGAGACGTTTTACGGCGCCGATTACGCTGATACGGCGCTAGACGGCAGACATTACTTGCGGCACTCGATATTTCGGTGGGGTGAGATATATTTCCCCCTCCTTGGAGAGTGAGCGAGTAATGGATTCTCTGCGCCGGCGGCTTCAGACATTTTCAGCGATTCCCGAAGAGGCATGGGAGAAATTCTCCACCTTCTCAGGGGTCGAAGTTCGCGAATTCGAGAAGGGCGAAATCATCGTCCGGGCGGGGGATCCTGCGGAGGTGATCTTCATCGTTCACGAGGGGTGGGCGAGACGATATCGCATGATTGGCGACGGCAGGCGTCAAATCACGAATTTCATGCTGCGCGGCGATGTGTTCGACCTGCAGGCCCTCTCGAGCCTCAAGGCGGACCATTTCGTTCAAGCGGCCACCCCCCTGACCGCTTCTGTTTTTTCCTCTCGTGATTTCCTGACCCTGATTCGTCGGTCCGGAGACATTGCCGCATCTTTTTGGTGGGCTGCGGTTCAGGAAGAGAGTATTCTCCGTGAGCAAATTGTCCGTATTGGTCGTCGAACGGCGGAGGAACGGATCGCGCATCTTCTTCTCGAATTGCGTCGGCGTTTACGGGCAGCCGGCTCAGAAGAAGAGTCCATTGATCTGCGTCTTACCCGAACCGACCTTGCCGACACGCTCGGCTTGACCCCGGTCCATGTGTCGCGGACCATGTCACGGCTCAGGAAAGAAGGTCTCATCTCGGAAGAAAAAGGCTATATCCATATTGAGAATCTGAACACGCTGCAAAAATTGGCGGGATTTGACGCCAATTATTTGCATCTTCCCATGGCTTTATCGGGCAAAGACGATCAAGTGCCGGCCCTGGAAAACGGGGCGGATAATGCCGCCCCCTGACAGATCTTTTTGCCAAGGAGGAACATTATCTATGATAGACCCCTTGGTGTCTCGCCGCGCCGTCAAGGCGCGATAACGCGCAAAGAAGGGCAGCTTGGCGCAGGTCACCGTCAGTCACAGAGCATTTTTCGGTGACGGCACTGGCCGCTGAAATCAAACTTTTGCGCCATTGGGCTTCGGCATCGCCGATCGCCTGGGCGTTCCCGGTGCGATAGGCCACCCATTCATGATAGGAAGCGATCACGCCTCCCGCATTGACCAGAATATCGGGGCAGATCTTTACTCCCTTAGCCCGGAGCGAGGCATCCGCCTCCGGTGCCACACCGGCATTGGATATTTCGATCACGGCCTTTGCGCCCACCCGATCGGCTCGGTCACGATTGATCGCATCGCCGAGGGCGGCGAGGCAGAGTATGTCGCATTCCTTGTCGAAAATGGCCTCCGACTCTTCCGTATAGGAAAGGTTGCCCTGGCCCTTGGCCTCAATCATGTCTTCGACATTCAGGCCGTCTGGGTCACTGACCGTCCCGGTCGAATCGGCAAAGGCAACGAGGTCGTCGCCGTTCTCGGCCATGGCGCGGGCGAAAGCCTGACCCGCGCCGCCAAATCCCTGTATGGCGATCCGGGCACTCTTGCCCTCTGCAAGGCCAAGCGTTTCGCGCATTGATTGGACGACGATCGCCGCGCCTTTGCCTGTCGCGCCAAAGCGGAGGTCGATGCCGCCAAGATCCAAGGGTTTGCCCGTCACCACACCGCGCCCCGCCCCCATGCGATCATAGCCCCGAGCGATCGCGGCCATTTCGGGCGCCCCGGTTCCGACATCCGGTGCTGCGATATCTCTCTCAGGCCCCAGAATATCGGAGAAGCGGCGACCGAATTCATGGGCAATCCGGGCCCGTTCGCGGTCATTGCACTGACTGATATCCACCTTGACCCCGCCCTTTGCGCCGCCAAAAGGTAGCCCAACAAGGGCGCATTTCAGCGTCATCAGGAAGGCAAGGCGCTGGACTTCGTCAGCATTCACGCCGGGGCTGAATCGCAACCCACCCTTTGTGGGGCCTAAGAAATCATTATACCGACAGCGCCAGGCATCGAGCGCGTCCGACCGTCCATCTTCCCGCTCAATGATCAATTGACGCTGAATGAGTTCGGTTGGCGATTGCAACAGTCCGACGATCGATTGCAAGTGCTGCTCATAATCGAGAAGGGGGGACAGTCGGGACAGCGCCCCTTGGATGTCGCTGGGCATATGGGTCTCTTTCATTTGATCAGTGGGGGTGAACAGATCCACCTTTGATAGCCCAGCGTCCCATGGAGCAGGGCGCAAATCCGCTATCTGTCTCGAATCGGTGGGCTGTGATTTCCACGGCATCGGGGGAGAGGTCGACCACATTGAAACTGGCCGGGCCGTCCCGCAAGCGGGTCGACAGGGTTCCGCATGTCACTGAAAGATATGTATGGTGTCCGTCCCCCTCAATTTGCGCTCTTGGGACGTGGACATGCCCCGCCAGAAGGAGGGTATAGGGACTTTTCGATAATTGCTCGCTGGCGCGCTGTCCGCGGCGGGTGGCGATGCGCAGGGGGGCTTTTGGCGGCGATAAAAACGGATGGTGGCAGAATAGAACGGCCCCCCACCCATCATGGGCGTGGGCATACTCAATCGCCCCGCCAAGCTGATCGAGATTGACCGACCCTTCCGCCCAATTGCGTCGCGCCTGCCATCCTCTCGCTGTATTAAGGCCGAAGAGGGCAGCCCCCTTGAGCGAGCTGCTGGACGGAAGCCAGCCCAGCCGGTCTTCATATCGTTTAAAGGGCGCCTTGACCCGGTCGACCATGTTCAACAGCGGTGTGTCGTGATTTCCGGGGACCCCCAGCACAGGGGGGCCGAGATCCGATAGCCAGGTCGAAGCGGCATCGAATTCCTCCCGCCGTCCCTTTTGGGTCATATCGCCGGCAACGATCACCGCATCGACGCCGAGAGAGGGGAGGATGTCTTTCACCGCTTCCAAGGCAGACTTATTCTCCGCACCGAAATGCAGATCGGCCATCTGGACGAGTCGGAGAGGAGGGGTCATGGGCGCGCGGAGAGCACTCTCCCCCCCTGATCCAGTGCGTTGAACCGGGCAGGGCTGCGAAGATCTCGAGCCTCACCATCCAGGGTCACGGGGATGGCCTCGCCAGTATCGCTGCGCACCTCGATGTCGGTGGCGCGAAAGAACTTCACATGCGGGGCATCGCGCCAGCCCATCATTGCCGCCTCGGCTGCGGTTGTGAGTAAATCAAAGGAATTCTGCGGATCGATGATTCCCACCTCGAAAACCGCCCGCCTGTCCGCCGTGGCGATAAACAGGGTGGCCGCAACGCCTTTCTCCTTAATCTTCTCGCCTTCGACCGTCGTCATTGAAATGGTCAAAGATCGGCTAAGGTCGAATGCCTGGACATCGCCTAATGTCCGCATTGCCCTGATAATTTCGCCGTCGCGTAGAGCCTCCCGCGAGTGAACCAACTTCGACATTTGCCCGGCAATGGCCGCGACGAAAAAGAGGTGATCCTCGATGCATCCGGCGGGAAGGTCATAGATTGTCTTTGCACGAAGAGCTTCCGACAGGCATTCTCGCCAATCGACATTCTCTCCGTGGACTGTTTTATGGACAACATTCATCGTCCCGCCGGGGAGCGGTAGGATCATTACATCCCGCTCCCTAAGGATATGAAGGGCGCCCGCAATCGTCCCGTCTCCGCCCCATATGATCGCCACATCATTCGTCTCAAACTCAGTGTCTTGGATCGCCGACAATAATTGATCGGGATCGGGCGCAGAAATCCGGTGCTCGGCATGGCCGATATCGGCAAGGGCAGCGGCCAATTGTGCCTCTGCGTCGGCTGGTACACTGCCCGCCAAAGGATTGATAAATCCGTAAATCAATGGGACCTCAGTGCGGTGATTAATTCGTCCTTATCCATACTGGATCGACCGTTGATACCAATCTCCTGAGCCCGCTCATAAAGATCGTCTTTCGTCCATTCTTCGTATGGGGGGTGCTGACCGCCTATGACAGAAGGGTCTTTTCCATCATCACTGGCTTTTGCATTCGCGATGCGGGCGGCTTTTTCTTTCGACATCCCCTCGTCTCTCAGACTGTTATACATCTCCTCATTCTTGATTGAGGGTCGCTGTTCAGTCGCCATGTCGCCTGTCACCTCCGCCTTTCCAGCCCTTTAAAACGCCCATAAGCGGTCTGGGTTCCGCCCTCCCGGCCGATACAGATAAATCGGACGGCGGGGGGAACCGCGGCGATTGGTCCCCGTTTCTTCTATGTCAGTAATGACTGAAATTAAATTACGGAGGACTATTATGCTCGGCTGGGCTCTCGCATTTTTCGTACTTGCCATCGTCGCAGCGGTATTTGGATTTGGCGGCGTCGCTTCGGCGTCCGCAGGTATCGCTCAAATTTTGTTCTTTATCTTCCTGGCGCTTCTCGTCGTCACTTTTGTCGTCAGGGCGTTGCGTGGTCGTTCCCCCATGTGATGGTCAT
This window harbors:
- a CDS encoding 2-oxoglutarate dehydrogenase E1 component, translating into MAHDGSQGGNFQARKGLHATSFLSGGNAAYLNQQYEQYTKNPHSVEPAIRAFFEGLEDSVNPHDAPSGPSWARKDWPPTPSDETTAALGGDWGAVEGAFEKKIADRQPNLAPNDVMSAVRDSIRALMLIRAYRIRGHLIADLDPLKIEEKPVHPELTPEHYGFAEEDFDREIFIDNVLGLETANLRTILSILQRTYCGTFAVEFMHITSPVQKDWIQRRIEGMDKEIKFTEDGKKAILLKLIEADGFENFLQTKYTGTKRFGLDGGESMVPALEQIIKRGGALGVEEIGIGMPHRGRLNVLAAVMGKAYHQIFHEFQGGAAIPSDVGGSGDVKYHLGASSDRSFDDNNVHLSLTANPSHLEAVDPVVLGKSRAKQDMGPSERVSVFRTQVLPLLLHGDAAFAGQGVVAECFGFTGLRGYRTGGTMHFIVNNQIGFTTAPRFARSSPYPSDVAKMVEAPIFHVNGDDPEAVVFAAKVATEFRMEFGHDVVIDMWCYRRYGHNEGDEPSFTQPLMYQKIKDHPTTREIYTQRLVEEGLITQEWAEAEMQKFRVFLDEEFEAAGEYEPKKADWLDGKWSGFSTPQDEDRRGDTAVDIDRLKMIGNKLVEVPKHITAHKTLLRILKAKKAMFDDGKGFDWATAEALAFGSLLLEGYRVRLSGQDSVRGTFSQRHAQFVDQKTEKRYTPLRHLSEDQAQFEVIDSHLSEFAVMGFEYGYSLADPTTLVLWEAQFGDFANGAQVIFDQFISSAERKWLRMSGLTLLLPHGYEGQGPEHSSARLERYLQACAQDNIQVANCTTPANYFHILRRQMKREFRKPLVLMTPKSLLRHKRATSTLEEMGPGSSFHRVLWDDAESSVGSTIELVPDNVIKRVVMCTGKVYYDLLEEREKRGISDVYLMRVEQLYPFPRTSIMRELRRFDKAEMIWCQEEPRNMGAWTFIEPNLEWALKQIDAEYQRPRYVGRPAAAATATGHTAQHKAELEAFLDEALTTEK
- a CDS encoding DUF7218 family protein encodes the protein MATEQRPSIKNEEMYNSLRDEGMSKEKAARIANAKASDDGKDPSVIGGQHPPYEEWTKDDLYERAQEIGINGRSSMDKDELITALRSH
- a CDS encoding diacylglycerol/lipid kinase family protein — translated: MIYGFINPLAGSVPADAEAQLAAALADIGHAEHRISAPDPDQLLSAIQDTEFETNDVAIIWGGDGTIAGALHILRERDVMILPLPGGTMNVVHKTVHGENVDWRECLSEALRAKTIYDLPAGCIEDHLFFVAAIAGQMSKLVHSREALRDGEIIRAMRTLGDVQAFDLSRSLTISMTTVEGEKIKEKGVAATLFIATADRRAVFEVGIIDPQNSFDLLTTAAEAAMMGWRDAPHVKFFRATDIEVRSDTGEAIPVTLDGEARDLRSPARFNALDQGGRVLSARP
- a CDS encoding Crp/Fnr family transcriptional regulator, coding for MDSLRRRLQTFSAIPEEAWEKFSTFSGVEVREFEKGEIIVRAGDPAEVIFIVHEGWARRYRMIGDGRRQITNFMLRGDVFDLQALSSLKADHFVQAATPLTASVFSSRDFLTLIRRSGDIAASFWWAAVQEESILREQIVRIGRRTAEERIAHLLLELRRRLRAAGSEEESIDLRLTRTDLADTLGLTPVHVSRTMSRLRKEGLISEEKGYIHIENLNTLQKLAGFDANYLHLPMALSGKDDQVPALENGADNAAP
- the odhB gene encoding 2-oxoglutarate dehydrogenase complex dihydrolipoyllysine-residue succinyltransferase gives rise to the protein MTEIRVPTLGESVTEATVGEWLVKEGDRVSVDDPLVELETDKVSVSVPAPMAGVITSITAKEGDTVELDALLGEIGEANGTKASSSASSSNGSEAAASSAPTNKDEGGEPIEVLAPSSGESVTEADVGEWLVKIGDQVAVDETLVSLETDKAAVDVSAPSAGTITEIRQKEGETVTPGTVLAIITQGGGAVPETKSPEKASSAKPDPAAAKSASTTDRAALSPAPRRMIQENGLDPASIAGSGKDGRITKGDVVSYLKDQEAKPTPTPSTPSPSAPRDLGEREERVKMSRLRQTIARRLKESQNTAAMLTTFNDVDMSAVMEVRSQYKDLFEKKHGVKLGFMSFFVKACVHALREIPDVNAEIDGTDIIYKDHYDIGIAVGTEKGLVVPVLRDAEQKSLAEIEKGITDFGRRARDGQLSLEEMQGGTFTITNGGVYGSLMSTPILNMPQSGILGMHRIEKRPIVVGNEIVVRPMMYLALSYDHRIVDGKGAVTFLVRVKENLEDPQRLLLDL
- the guaA gene encoding glutamine-hydrolyzing GMP synthase, with the translated sequence MTDALDPSRHHDRLLVIDFGSQVTQLIARRLREDGIYCEIHPFNRVDAAFLEEFSPKGIILSGGPSSVRTATAPRPIEAIYAYGVPILGICYGEQCLVAQLGGEVERATHREFGRADVTVVSSSPLFQGVWTEGGTYPVWMSHGDRVIALPDGFHPIATTPSAPFAVIADELRNYYGVQFHPEVVHTLDGARLLSNFTRQICGLSGDWTMASFREEMTAKIKDQVGDGRVICGLSGGVDSAVAAVLIHEAIGDQLTCVFVDTGLMRQGEARAVVDLFREHYHIPLVHVEAEDLFLSKLEGVEDPERKRKIIGGTFIDVFEAEAKKIKGDFLAQGTLYPDVIESVSFDGGPSVTIKSHHNVGGLPERMNLKLVEPLRELFKDEVRHLGQELGLPEGFVKRHPFPGPGLAIRIPGAVTREKADLLRQADAIYLEEIRAEGLYDAIWQAFAVLLPVKTVGVMGDERSYDWVLALRAVTSTDGMTAESYPFEHRFLSRVATRLINEVDGINRVTYDVTSKPPGTIEWE
- a CDS encoding DUF1328 domain-containing protein — its product is MLGWALAFFVLAIVAAVFGFGGVASASAGIAQILFFIFLALLVVTFVVRALRGRSPM
- a CDS encoding metallophosphoesterase family protein — protein: MTPPLRLVQMADLHFGAENKSALEAVKDILPSLGVDAVIVAGDMTQKGRREEFDAASTWLSDLGPPVLGVPGNHDTPLLNMVDRVKAPFKRYEDRLGWLPSSSSLKGAALFGLNTARGWQARRNWAEGSVNLDQLGGAIEYAHAHDGWGAVLFCHHPFLSPPKAPLRIATRRGQRASEQLSKSPYTLLLAGHVHVPRAQIEGDGHHTYLSVTCGTLSTRLRDGPASFNVVDLSPDAVEITAHRFETDSGFAPCSMGRWAIKGGSVHPH
- a CDS encoding Glu/Leu/Phe/Val family dehydrogenase, coding for MPSDIQGALSRLSPLLDYEQHLQSIVGLLQSPTELIQRQLIIEREDGRSDALDAWRCRYNDFLGPTKGGLRFSPGVNADEVQRLAFLMTLKCALVGLPFGGAKGGVKVDISQCNDRERARIAHEFGRRFSDILGPERDIAAPDVGTGAPEMAAIARGYDRMGAGRGVVTGKPLDLGGIDLRFGATGKGAAIVVQSMRETLGLAEGKSARIAIQGFGGAGQAFARAMAENGDDLVAFADSTGTVSDPDGLNVEDMIEAKGQGNLSYTEESEAIFDKECDILCLAALGDAINRDRADRVGAKAVIEISNAGVAPEADASLRAKGVKICPDILVNAGGVIASYHEWVAYRTGNAQAIGDAEAQWRKSLISAASAVTEKCSVTDGDLRQAALLCALSRLDGAARHQGVYHR